From the genome of Pan troglodytes isolate AG18354 chromosome 16, NHGRI_mPanTro3-v2.0_pri, whole genome shotgun sequence:
CAGCCAGAGACTAATTCATCTCCAGGACCCAGAGATGGCATTTGCCTAAGGGACACCTTGCCTTTTTGGGAGGAAAGCAGGGAGGCAGGTATCCAGGCCTGGCCACATGGGAAGGCCCCAGTCTGCTATGCAGAGGCCTCTCCAGGGGCAGGATTGCATCGCCTTCCCCATTCCTGGGCTACCCAGCTCCAGACTGGGAGCCCAGAGACTCTGCGTGACCTGGCCCAGAGGTGAGGGGAAGGCAGCTTTTCCTTCTCCTGTACAGTCATCAGCAAAATCTGGGGGCTGCCCAGTGGGCTCCACTGGGCTGTGGCTCTGGCTTACGTGCACATGCCTGGGTCAGTGAGTTCCTCTAGGCCCGAATCCTCACCTTtacagcccagtgcctggcagaaGGGTTGAACATAGGGCACCACCCTGGGGTATAGGTGGTCTGCCCCAGTGTATCCAGTCTGTAATGATGTAGGGAGCAGGCTGATCAATGCTAGGCCTTAGCCCAGTAAATGATCAGGCCCCCTCACCTCACCCTACAGCCAGGGCCTGGTAGAATCCCAGAGGTCAGACTCCCAGAGGGATGGGTTGGCAGGGTGGGGGCAAGAGGACCTGTTTACTTTCCAAAGGAACAGGTGCTCACAGCTAATGGCATCTGCTGTAACTCTCTAATAAGAAAACAACCTCTTCCCAGAATCAATCCCCCTCTGCCTCTCCTAAGCCAGTGCCTGTCCCTATTTGGGATTTGGGATCATGTCATCGGTGCAGTGAGTGGCTGCCCACAAGCCCCTCCACAGCAAGTTTTGAGGTCAACCATAGCTGCCATAGGGTCCTGAGCATCCAACCACTCTGTCTTCCTAAAGGGGCCTAGATTGCCTAAAAGTTTGGAATTCCCCCTAAAATAGGGGACATCTTTGTACTCAGCTCTTCTGCTCCAACCCCGAGAGTGGAGACAATGAAGGGCCACATCTGTGTGGGGGCGAAGAGGGGGTGACATAATTTTCCAGTGATTGTGGCATCAGGGCCAGCAGAAGGGGAAATGAATCCTCTTCAAGTCCAGAGGCAGGGCCACTTCACTGGACTCTGGAAAGGACCTCACCCTGGGTTCAGCtcccaagagatttttttttccccagcccGTTTCATTTCAGGGGCACTCCACTACCCTGCCCCCACTTTCTACCTGTAGAATAGAGACCAGGCTTAAGCAGGAAACACTGGGACGAGGTTCTTTAATAGgagtaggaaagagaaaaataaataaacctcatAAATTCAGGAGAGCAAATGATGCTGACCTTGTCAGGCAGGCAGCCTGAGAGGGGTACATGCTAGGAACTGCCTGCCCCCAGGCCTAGGAAGAGGGGTGAGCCAGGTTCAGGGTGGAACAGCACCCAAGAGGCCACTGCCCATTGTGACTCAGCCAAGCAGGGCCAAGGCAGCTtttccatttcagcctcccgTTCCGGAcaggcagaggggaggggagggccctCAGCCAGGGAGTGGCCGTCCCCAGGGAGCTGTGAGGTAGTGCCAGGCTCTGCCTCAAGGAGTGGACAAGGCCAACTCAGGGCAGGCCTGATGGGGCCTGGAAGCCTGGGGCAGGAGGGTTCGGGGCTAGAGTGGAGGTGAGTGGGTCCAACCctccaggtgaggaaactgagcccaGAGCTGGTTGCTCAATAGGAAAGGCAGAATGGGGCCAGGATCCCACTTTCTGCCTTCCAGTCCATAGTCTTTTGCCCTCAACAAATATATGACACTTATCTAGAGATGGGGGGGAGGTAGGAAGTCAGCTTGAGAAGACTTCTAGGCCCCAGAGAGGCCCTGCCGTGAGGGTGCCTGGGTCCTGTCTCAGACTCTGGCCTGGCCGTTGAGGAGGGGGCTGCAGCGTCCAAGGCAGCCACAGGTTCCCACAGCCTCAGAAGGCTGGGGCTCCTTTTTCCTGGGGGAATAGAACCACATCCCAGAGAAGGGGCTGAACCTCCTTGCTAAATGTCCCAGTGGGATGGGGGCATCAGAGGCGGCTCTCCTGGGCATCTGCCTTTGCTATGAGTGGGTCCTGCTCACACAGCTCTGGGGGGCACTCGCAGGCCCTCTCAGGCTTGTCCTTGGCCTCAGAGGGAAAGCAGGTCCTGAGGCAGGCCCTCACCGACTCcttcacctctgcctccagaccctTCATCCTGGCCTCGTACTCTGCCAGCGCCTCCTTCTGGAACTGTGGAGACAGCAAGGACCCCTGCCTGGCTCAGGAGGGGCCCACTGGCCACCCTCGCTCCCTGGACAGTGGGAAAAGGAGATGCCCAATATCCATGTTCGGAGCTCCCAGGAGACTGGGGTGAGAGGCAGGGTGGGGGAGTGGTAGAGCCCATCAGGAGCCTCTCAAGAAAGGGGATCCTAACCAGGCAGAGATCTGCAGAGCTGCCTCATTTGAAAGGGCCTCGGGACCCCACAGTGAAGGATGATGGCCCCCTTCCCCTACCCTCTCACTGGCAGCTCCCTGGGGCAAGGCCCCTTTACAACCCGGAACCCATTCAGTTCTGCTGGGGGCCCCAGTAGTGAACCTGTTACCTGCTTTTCCATCTCCCGTATCTGTTCCAGGCAAGCCGCCTGCTTCTCCTCCAGCTTCTCCTGGTGCCTCTCCAAGTTCTCCGTCATCTGGGTGGGAGTGGATGGCAGAGAATCAGGACAACACAGACGGGCAAGCTGGGTCAGAAtccagctgtaatcccagctaactagTTGTAAGACTTTGGGCAAATTCCTTAACAtttaagtagtttttaaaatttgtaagatAAGGATAGCAGCACCTGTCTCACTGGACTGTAAAAGATTATATGAGACAGCTCATGTGAGGCACCtggcagagtgcctggcacaggtcAGGACCCAGTAGGTGGCAGCTGTGTTCTGTGGTTAATGATCCCTAGGGGAGCTTCAGGTCCATTATTCCTTGGCACCTCAGGAAGCTTCCTCACTCCCTCTTCATCCCCTGACCCTCGCCAGTCCCAGCCTCCCCTGGCCCTGATATGGGCCAGTTAGCCCATATCATTTCCACACATGAGAACTGGCCAGAGACAGATCCCTTCAGGCTGGTACCCCAACCTCCATACACAGGCCAGAACCCCAGGATGTCCCCTGCCACCCCAGCTGCATGGACAGCGCTAGGCAGTGCATCTCCTAAGGGCAAAGTCAGGGCCTGGGGCCACCCCTTCCTActtgtgaagagagagagagagagagagtatgtgtgtgtgtgtttaggaagGACACAGCCCTTACACACCTGCTTGATCACCTGCACTACTTCCTGGATGTGGGAGTTGTTAATCTCTCTCTTCAACCTGTTGGTGTAATTGGAGTTTTAGAAAAGGGAGAAAACCCCTAGGGAGAGTAGGGTAACATGAAGCCTACGCAGGATGTAGGCAAATGAGAAATCCAGCATAGGGCAGGAACCAGCTGGGGGCAGGTGTGGGGACCCAAGGAGTATGTAGGGGCCACTGGGAGTCCTGGGGCCCTCTGAGGGAACCATTTCGCCATCAAAACACACTGTCCTTCCGTGGGAAACAGTGCCACCACAGTGGACAGGCTACAATCTCAAGGCCTCAGCTCCCTCCCTGCAGGCTTGGCTGCCTCCAGAGCTCTGCCCATGTAGTGTTGGCCTCCGTGTTTTGTCTGAGGAGGACACTCTGATCAAAGGTGACAGGTGGGATCCGCTTTTTGGAGAGCCAGGGGACAGGTGCATCTTTGGGAAGTAAGTCAGGATCCATTTGTAGAGAGGCCCCTTTCCACCTGAAGTGGGGTCTGCCCAGCCCTGGGCCTCCCCTCCAGGGCTCACCTCTCCTGGGCCATCTTGTCTGTGGTGACTTTGGTCATGCCCTGGATCCGCTCCAGTCTCTTTGTCTCCagctttttcttcatctctttggTGTCGCTGCAGAGAGACAGGCATGAAGGAGCTGTTTTGTGCGGCTGAGCCCTTGctgggaggcgaggcaggtgtGGGAGGGAGGCAGTCGTACTTCTCCGACGTCTCCTTCAGGGCCTTCAGCTCTGCCGCCTGTTTCTCTCTGGCCAGCTCCATCATTTTGGAGATTTGCTGCAGGGAGAGGAAGTAAGCTTGGCGAGAAGCCCTTTGTTGTTCAGAGGGAGTGCGGGGGGAGGGGGGGTCGGTGGAGGGGAGTCGGTGAGGGGGTTGGGTCGGTGAGAGGGGCGGATGGGGTCCGTGGGGGGTGGGGTCGGTGGGGCTGGTGGGGTTGTCGCCCCGCCCCTCCCGGCCACCTCGGCCGCGTGCTGCTCCTTGCGCTTCAGAACGCACTCGTACTGCTCCTCGCCCTGCCgcagcagctccagctccagcctgtcTTTCAGCTCCCGCACGCGCCCGTCCACGCCCTCAGGGCCCTCGCCCGGCGCGGCTCCGGCGCTCTCCTCGCGGGGCAGGCTCCTGGGGAGGCCACGTGGGGACAGGCCCTGAGATCCTGCGCCGCCCGCGCTGCAGAGGGCAGGGCACCGCCACGGGCCTTACCTCTTCTTGCGAGAGCCCTTGCCGGGACCGAGCTTGCAGGCCCCGACACCCCCCACGCCCGGTGGCCCGAGCTCCGCCAGCTGCTCCGCGCCCCGCTGCAGCAGCTCCTCCCAGCGCCGCGCTCCGCGCCGCTCCAACTCTCGCAGCTCCTTCTCGTGCCGCCGCTGCAGCTTCACCACGCCCTTTAGCTCCCGGAGCTCCTCCAGGCTGGCGGTCCGCGGCTCTGCGGAGGCCCGGGTGAGGCGCAACACCGGCCAGGCCGTCCTGCCCGTCCAACCCCCAAGGAGCCCCGGACCCGCCCCAGGCTCATCCCCGAGATCACTGGGCTCAGCAGGCCTTACCCGCAGCTTCTTTCATAGCCTCTTCCCTGGCCCCGGCCCTGGCTGCTGCAAGAGCCACGGGCTGGGCTGGCAGGTGCTCTGGGGGGCCCCTTGGCTCCGTTCGCCTCCTCCACACCGCCCCCTGGGAGTCGCAGTATGTGCCCCCTGCCCTGCACTTTCCCTAGGtgaaattttttaaagggaagtGCCTGTGGGTGCAGAGGTGGAGGTGCCCCCAGTAGGTGTGCGGACCGAAGCTCATACCTGGTGACCCATTGCTCGTTGGGGCCAACGCCCCATTGACCTGGCTGGCAACTGGACTCGCCAGTGGGAAGGGCTTCTGTGTAGGGAGAGCAGGTCAGGAAGGTGGCTTGACAGCCCTCTCTCCCCGAGCCTGGGACTCGGccctctccccagcctctcccATAAATAGGGCTGATCTCTGGTGAGCCCCTGGCAGCAGTGCAGGCAACACAGACCTCAGGCAGACCTCCCATGGCCTCCTTGAGCTTCACAGACTTCGTGTCATGGGCACTGAAGAACTTAATGGGGTTGGCGAGGGCCACAGTGAGATCTGGGTGGGTGCACAGGACATTACAACATAGTGTATATGGAGATGTGGCTGGAAGTCTCCCCTGTCCTCACCCACTCCAGGATGCCCCATCTGGATCCCACCCCAACTCTGGAAGCTGGCTTGATGGGAAGGAAGGGGGAACAGACACCCTGAGGCTCCTGGCATGCCATGGGCTCCTACCTGCCCAAGCACCAGGTATGTAGTCCTTCATCTCCAGGAATATGAAGAGcgcaggcatggtgaggggcatGTTGCTCTCACTGTGCAGGCACAGGTGGTGGTACCCTGTCAGACAGGACAGGGTAGGCAGTGAGCCAGAGCCCGTTCCTGCCAGCGCTGTGCACACACAGCCTAGGACCCAAGGGTCTGAGTCTGGTACTGCACcatcctggctgtgtgacttcagCCAGGTTACTTTAACTCTCTGAGACTTTACTCATCTATGAAGAGGGGATGAGTGTCTACTCATGTGGTTATTGTGAGGATGAAGTGAGAATGTCTTATAAGCCCTTAGCAAATTTTAAATGCCCATAAGTGTCAGCTACTTGAGAAACTGCCCCAGCCGTTTCAGAAAATTACAGCAATTCTGTTAGGTGGGCAGAGTTCCCGCCTCTCTTAGGTTCCTGGAGAGGTACTGTTCTGCCCTACTCCTTACAATGTGAGGGCTTAGGTAAGGCCTCACTCCAGGCCCCCTCCCAGAAGCTGCCCCACCCTGTGCACAGGCTCCTGCTGCTCATCTTGGAACAGTGAAGGACCCCACTCCTTACCAGAATTTAGGGCATTGATGGGGATGATGCGGTGTCCAAGAAACTTGTTGCCTTCCTCCATCACAGCCACTCTGAGGGAGGCCAGCTCAGGCATCAAGATCTGGGGAGAGTTGGGGACATGACAggctgggaggggagagaggagccaAGCTGACCCCCTCCCTGGCTCCAGAAGTCTCAGCATCAGTGTGAGAACATGGTGAGTGTCACCAGATTTGGTGAGGACAGACAGAGGGCACACTCTAGGCCATATACAAAGACATCCCCACAGCACATGCCATGGCTGGTTCCACACAGGGGAGGAGGGCTGGATTTGCAGCCCAAGGCTGAGGGGGCCTGGCGCAGACAGCCCTTGACAGCTTTGCCAGTGGGTATCCAGTGGGGCAAAAGACTCCCATGGGAACCTCAACCCTGAGTGCACATTTCTGCCTCTaatcctcacacacacacacacacacacacatacacacacacacacacactctgcctACCAAGTAAACTTCTGTAAACTTGGGTTTTGCACTCTTGAAACAGGAGGGCCCAGGGTGAGGgatgggaagaggaggaggaggaaggtcaAGGAGCTGCCTTGTTTACTTCCTCTTGTCTGTAAGTAGAGGCCAAGAACTAGACAGACTCTGCCCTGCCATGCCCTGGCCCCCACCTTCTCAAAGACAAAGGGCTCCTCCTTCCAGACAGGATTGATGGAGTTAGTACTGGGTGACAGCTTAGTTCGATAGCGCCTCTTGGGGTCCCCAGGAAGGCCAAACAGCTCCACTTCCACATAGGTGCGCACGCTGCGTTCTGACAGGAACTGCCCAGAGATCACCTGGGGGTAGGGGCCCAGGAAAACCAGCATCAAATCCCCACCCAGGCTCTTCCTCAAGCATCTGGGGCCCCTGGCTGCCTAGAGCTGAAGCATTCGTTCTTGGGTGTTATGAAGAACCTCACTCAGCTCTGGCCATGAGTAGAGGCTGTGTAGCCCACGGGTTACAGCTAAGCTCTGAGGACCAGGGTGCTTCTAGCATGAAGGGAAGAGGTGGgcttcccacctccctccctagCCAAAGAGGGAACAACGCCTTCCCCCAGGACCTGGGGCTCCGGCTGCCCCACTCTGCccactcttcctcccctcccccaccccagcctcagcccTTCCCGTTGGTTTCCATGGGGACCAAGTGGCAGCCTCCAGTGCTGAGGAGGAGGCAGTTTCCAAGGCAACTTGCTACTGCAGGAACTGGCTGGGGCTGAAGTTTCCAGGATATCAGGGGAGGGGGTTGGGAGTTGAGTGAGGGGTGGGCTCCTGTGCCCTTCTACTCAAGACCTCAGCCTCCCGGCCACTTGTGTGCCCCAGGGCCTTGCCGTAATGGAAAGGGTGGTGGCCACCACCACGTCGATGCGGTCCACTGAGAAGGGGTTGAACTGCTTGTCCGGCCGGCGCATGAACTCATGCTTGAGGAGGTAGCCGCTCTGCCCGTTGAACTCAAACACTGCCATGTTCTGCTGCATGGGCAAGTCTGAAGGGACAAGGACACTCAGTGAGGAAGGCCCAGCCCTGGGGCTGTGCCCAGTCTCCATTTCCTCCATTCCCAGCCTTTGCTGTCTGGTGAATGGGGAGGTTGGGTGGACCGTGAGGATGAGGGCTTCTCCTGTCCCAGTCTGGTTCCTTGCGGTGTCTCCTCTCTTAGGCAGGGTCCACAGCCTGGAGGCAGCAAGGAGGAAAGCCACAGCCAGGCTGAGGGCCTGTGGTGGGAGCTGGGGCAGCTGGGGCAGGTGGCCCACAGACATACCTGGGTGGAGCGGCCAGAACCCACGCCGGCAGCCTGGCATCTTTACATCCATCATGTATGCGCAGGCACACGGGCACAGGCTAATGCATTTCTACCCCCAAATTCTCACGCACCTGGGCATGCTCCCAGAGTCTACACTAACAGCAGGACTCCCCAGGCTGTTCCAAAGACCCCTCAAGGATGTAAAGGTGGGGGGCGCAGGGACCAGGGAAGGATTCTTAGGGGCCTGGGAATGCCCTCACCCATCGTCTGGAAGTTGAGGGCAACCATCTGGCATCCAGCATTCCAGAACATCTGGGGCATGTAGTTGGAGGAGTCCATGCGGGTTCCCTTGGGGTAAATGCGGCTCATCTGGCGCTTGTTGTAGCTGTCCCTGAGTATAGGACCCTAGCCAAGGCCATCTGCACCAGGAGGACCTAACAGCTTACCCTGGGGGCCCTGTCCCCAGGCCCTCCTCTGGCTCCCCACCCAAGCCAGGGACCCTGGCCACTGAAACCTCAAGGATACTCCACAAACTGCACCGAGGCCTTGGAGAGCAGGTCATATGCCTTGAGCTCTGTGAAGGACGAGATGACATAACTTCGGTTCTTTTCTATataggggagaaagggaggggaggagttTTATCAGGCTGTCCCCTCCCTCAGTCTTGGCCTCCCCTTTGGGGCAGCTCCCTCTGGCCTATAGAGATGCCTCCACCCCAGCATTTCCACTGAGACCTGAGGTTTAGGGACCAACCTCTGGGAGAAGTGTATGGATCACAGTGCCTGCTGGGGTGAGGGGTGTTCTCAGTGTGTATGcacaggggtggggtgtgtgcCATGGATGTGGAGAGTGAGACCCACATGCCATAGATGGGCACAGAGGGTATGGGGAACATGCCAGGCTGAGCCTAGGGGGTCAGTAACATGCTGTGCACACATGAAATGTGAACACATGCTTTGATGTGCACAGGGAGTGAGGTATGTAAGCTATGGCTGAACACATCTGGGGAGAGGGGCACATTAACTGTAGTACATGCCATGAGTGTGCCCAGGTGGGGATACAGGCTGTGGGTTCAGGGATGAGAAGTCAGTGCTACAGAAGTCCAACTGTGCACAGGAGGAGACAGAAAGAGGTGCTCGTGCATGAGACATGCAGAGAGTGAGAGCAAGGTACTGTGCTTGTGTCCGGAGAAGATTAAAGGTAAACAGCCGGGGTGTGCATGAAAGGGGAAGCATGCCAAGGGGCAGTATGCTCTGGTGGTTTTCTCTGCCTCCACTCCCTCTCAGGAAGTCTCATGTCCCACGGCCAGGGCTTCTGGGCTTGGGCCAGCCCACAGCACAGTTCAGCCCTGGGAGCCACAGAGCCTGCAGGCAGCTGCAGGAGCCCCAGGCCATCCCAGCCAAGGTGGCCTGTCATAATGCCCAGCCTGTCACCGACACACTCCAGAGCATTCTGTTTGGTGCCAAATTCCTCACTAGAGAAACTGGGAGCCACTGCCACTTAAGCAAGCCCTTTGCCTGACTCCGTGGCTGGATATTTATAGGCAGGGCCCCAAGTCCAAGGAAGGGGGAGATCCCCCTTCTCCTTACCCACCCGTAAGTTACTCATGCTAACTTACGGGCAGAGAACTCAAAGGAGACGAACTTGGTGGGCTGGATGTAATTGACTAGGCTGGACATCTCCTCATAAGCCGTCACTTCCAGGCCCGCTGTGCCctaaggaggagaggggagggcaaAGAAGAGGAGGATGGTGCAGAGCCCAGGAATGGGGCCCAAGGCCCCCATCCAGGGGGCTTAACGGTGGAGGATGACACAGAGGGGCCTGGGGCTACCCCCACACACCTCATCCGACTGCATCTTCTTAATCTCTTCTTCATCCAGGTTTCCtgactcctcctcctcttcctcttccacctcctcctcctccagctcagTCCCTTCCTCGCCAGCCCACACTGCCACATACAGCTCTGTCGGCACTGGCTCCTGCATGGCTCCTCCAGGTCCAGCCCCTCTCCTGTTCCAGATGCTCCTAATACCCCCCACCATAGTCCTCCCCGACTCACCTGTGCCCTCACCTGCAGGGGCACTGGGTGGGctgctgccctcagcctccccaccagTATCCTTACTGGAGGAGGTGGGGCCAGAAAACTGGTTCTTCTTGTTCTTGATGAGGATCTTGCCCCTGAGGTCCTCAGGGCTGGGCAGGGGGACACCTGGTTTTAGCTATGGAGTGGAGAGCAGGTCAGCACCATCTTCTCACCTTCATGGCATAGCCTGAGCTCCTTATTACCAGGCATGCTCCCTCGGCCTCCCCCACTCCTCTTGACCTGCCTCTCACTACTGCTCATCATCCCCATTCTCACTGAGATAAATCCAGCTTATCCCCTGGAGTAAATGCGGCTCATCTTGTGCTTGTTGTAGCTGTCCCTGAGTATGGGACCCTGGCCCAAGGCCATCTGCACCAGGAGGACCTAACAGGCTACTCTAGGAGCCCTGTccatcacttcctccaggaagccttccctgatccccAAGACCAGATCAGAACTCCCCAGGTGCTCCCATAACAACCACTGGGTTGTAATGGCCTGGTTACTTGTCTGTCTCCTCACTAGAGGGTAATACACCTGAGGGCAGTGACTGTGTCTTTGTCACTAGCATACCCTGAAGCCCagcccagtgcctgacacatggaaGGTGACAGGATCCCAGACCCGCATCTAAGCAAATGAACCCTAGCATCCTCTGGGAGTGTCTCCCTCCCTAACCTGGTTCTCACCCTGCCCCAGGTTCCCAGGCCCAAGGCCCAAATGTCCCACAGCGAAGCCCACTCACTGGGAACTTTTCCAGGGGCTCTGTGAGCAGCATATCCCCAAAGATCGTCCGGCAATACTCAGCCATCTTAGCCTGCTGGCGGGGTCTGTGGGGAGCAAAAGCGGGGATAGGGTTCAGCCACTCAGCACCAACCCTATTATGCATCCTTTTGTGCCCTTGATGACCCAGATCAGGGGCCAGGAGGTCAGGGAGGCTGGGACTCGAGCAGGAGAACATGGGGCCTTAGGGAGATTATACTGAGACGTGGGAGAAGCTGTAGGCAATGGTTAGAGGCTGGGGCAGTTGTGGGGAGGACAGTTGCAGACAGGAGACTGGGGGCTGGGTGAGAATGTGGCTGAATGGGCCTGGATACGCACGAGTCCACATGGTTCTCAAAAGACAGGATGATGGGATAGGGGGAGGTCTTAAAGGCACTTTCTGCAATAGCCTCAAttgcttcctggaggagaaggAGACTCCATGAACAGAAAGTCAGCATTCCGACTGCCTGTCTCGTGATAGCACTTTTCCCCCCTGCCTAGTTTCAATACACACATATAACTGGATGGCCGCCATTGGCCCCCAATCCCTGCTGGTCCCCAATGGTCTGAGGCCTTCCAGCCATTCATCTTCTCTAGCTTCAGCCCTCCAACCCCTCAAAGCTTCTGGCCCAGAGCCCTTCCCTACTGCCACGGCCACCAGCCTCTGTGCCCAGGGTCTCACTTTGAAGAAGATGTCTGTGGTCATGGTGAAGCCATGGGTGATAATGGGCTCCTCGTCAGGGGGTTTCCCCTTCCAGCAGTCTAGCTCCACGCAACGGCAGCCAGAGAGCAGCACCTGGCGGTACATCTCAGCCGAGGAGAGGCCTGAGAACTGGCCGGCTGAGCCAGAGGATGGGGAAGAGGTGAGGGCATCACCCAAAGGCAGCCCAGCTCTCCCCCTACTGCCACTCCATCATGGTCTGTGTTATTCTCAGGGCCAGCAGCATGTGGGCAACCCCTGTGGAGGATGCAGGGAACCCCTGTGAAAGCAGAGGTTGGCACCGATGTTATCAGGGCCCACCTGTCAGGTAGGTGTTGTGGGACGAGTTGATGAAGTAATGATTGAGTGGCTGCGTCATGTCGTGGTGGAGCAGCAGCTTGTCCTGGGCCAGCACGCTGTTCTCTGGCCCACAGAGAAACCAGACCATGCCTTCAGGTGACAGCTGGCCTGGGGGACAGGAGATAGCTGTCAGGCTACAACCTCGCTGCCAAGGCAGGACAGGACCACAGGGGACGAGGGGTTCCCTTAGTCCTCACCCCTCTGTGCATTGATGCCACTGGGCTCATACTTGTCGATGAGGCCCTGCACCTGGTCAGGCCGTGCTGGCGGGAACAGCAGGGAGTTAAGCCGGGAGTCCCGCTGTTTCTGGTTGATGAATTTGGTCAGGTGCTCCTTCGTCATGTAGGGTTTGGCCTTAGCATGGCTTCAAGCCAGAGAGAAGAGCACAGGTCCATATCCCTTGGGCCTGGAGGCTTAGACAACCCCCTTGTCCGGTGAAGCCTCCTGACTCCCGGCAtggcaggtgggaggaggggattGTTAGCCACCACCCTTTTCCCATGACCAGCACAACCCAAGAAACTCACTAAGAAGTGAAGATCTCATTTATTTCTGGCCGAGG
Proteins encoded in this window:
- the PLCB2 gene encoding 1-phosphatidylinositol 4,5-bisphosphate phosphodiesterase beta-2 isoform X7 — protein: MSLLNPVLLPPKVKAYLSQGERFIKWDDETTVASPVILRVDPKGYYLYWTYQSKEMEFLDITSIRDTRFGKFAKMPKSQKLRDVFNMDFPDNSFLLKTLTVVSGPDMVDLTFHNFVSYKENVGKVWAEDVLALVKHPLTANASRSTFLDKILVKLKMQLNSEGKIPVKNFFQMFPADRKRVEAALSACHLPKGKNDAINPEDFPEPVYKSFLMSLCPRPEINEIFTSYHAKAKPYMTKEHLTKFINQKQRDSRLNSLLFPPARPDQVQGLIDKYEPSGINAQRGQLSPEGMVWFLCGPENSVLAQDKLLLHHDMTQPLNHYFINSSHNTYLTAGQFSGLSSAEMYRQVLLSGCRCVELDCWKGKPPDEEPIITHGFTMTTDIFFKEAIEAIAESAFKTSPYPIILSFENHVDSPRQQAKMAEYCRTIFGDMLLTEPLEKFPLKPGVPLPSPEDLRGKILIKNKKNQFSGPTSSSKDTGGEAEGSSPPSAPAGEGTVWAGEEGTELEEEEVEEEEEEESGNLDEEEIKKMQSDEGTAGLEVTAYEEMSSLVNYIQPTKFVSFEFSAQKNRSYVISSFTELKAYDLLSKASVQFVDYNKRQMSRIYPKGTRMDSSNYMPQMFWNAGCQMVALNFQTMDLPMQQNMAVFEFNGQSGYLLKHEFMRRPDKQFNPFSVDRIDVVVATTLSITVISGQFLSERSVRTYVEVELFGLPGDPKRRYRTKLSPSTNSINPVWKEEPFVFEKILMPELASLRVAVMEEGNKFLGHRIIPINALNSGYHHLCLHSESNMPLTMPALFIFLEMKDYIPGAWADLTVALANPIKFFSAHDTKSVKLKEAMGGLPEVCVACTAARGSPEISPIYGRGWGEGRVPGSGREGCQATFLTCSPYTEALPTGESSCQPGQWGVGPNEQWVTSSQGRGQGRGYERSCGAADRQPGGAPGAKGRGEAAAAAREGAARVGAARSAALGGAAAAGRGAAGGARATGRGGCRGLQARSRQGLSQEEQISKMMELAREKQAAELKALKETSENDTKEMKKKLETKRLERIQGMTKVTTDKMAQERLKREINNSHIQEVVQVIKQMTENLERHQEKLEEKQAACLEQIREMEKQFQKEALAEYEARMKGLEAEVKESVRACLRTCFPSEAKDKPERACECPPELCEQDPLIAKADAQESRL
- the PLCB2 gene encoding 1-phosphatidylinositol 4,5-bisphosphate phosphodiesterase beta-2 isoform X1: MSLLNPVLLPPKVKAYLSQGERFIKWDDETTVASPVILRVDPKGYYLYWTYQSKEMEFLDITSIRDTRFGKFAKMPKSQKLRDVFNMDFPDNSFLLKTLTVVSGPDMVDLTFHNFVSYKENVGKVWAEDVLALVKHPLTANASRSTFLDKILVKLKMQLNSEGKIPVKNFFQMFPADRKRVEAALSACHLPKGKNDAINPEDFPEPVYKSFLMSLCPRPEINEIFTSYHAKAKPYMTKEHLTKFINQKQRDSRLNSLLFPPARPDQVQGLIDKYEPSGINAQRGQLSPEGMVWFLCGPENSVLAQDKLLLHHDMTQPLNHYFINSSHNTYLTAGQFSGLSSAEMYRQVLLSGCRCVELDCWKGKPPDEEPIITHGFTMTTDIFFKEAIEAIAESAFKTSPYPIILSFENHVDSPRQQAKMAEYCRTIFGDMLLTEPLEKFPLKPGVPLPSPEDLRGKILIKNKKNQFSGPTSSSKDTGGEAEGSSPPSAPAGEGTVWAGEEGTELEEEEVEEEEEEESGNLDEEEIKKMQSDEGTAGLEVTAYEEMSSLVNYIQPTKFVSFEFSAQKNRSYVISSFTELKAYDLLSKASVQFVDYNKRQMSRIYPKGTRMDSSNYMPQMFWNAGCQMVALNFQTMDLPMQQNMAVFEFNGQSGYLLKHEFMRRPDKQFNPFSVDRIDVVVATTLSITVISGQFLSERSVRTYVEVELFGLPGDPKRRYRTKLSPSTNSINPVWKEEPFVFEKILMPELASLRVAVMEEGNKFLGHRIIPINALNSGYHHLCLHSESNMPLTMPALFIFLEMKDYIPGAWADLTVALANPIKFFSAHDTKSVKLKEAMGGLPEVCVACTAARGSPEISPIYGRGWGEGRVPGSGREGCQATFLTCSPYTEALPTGESSCQPGQWGVGPNEQWVTRYELRSAHLLGAPPPLHPQALPFKKFHLGKVQGRGHILRLPGGGVEEANGAKGPPRAPASPARGSCSSQGRGQGRGYERSCGAADRQPGGAPGAKGRGEAAAAAREGAARVGAARSAALGGAAAAGRGAAGGARATGRGGCRGLQARSRQGLSQEEQISKMMELAREKQAAELKALKETSENDTKEMKKKLETKRLERIQGMTKVTTDKMAQERLKREINNSHIQEVVQVIKQMTENLERHQEKLEEKQAACLEQIREMEKQFQKEALAEYEARMKGLEAEVKESVRACLRTCFPSEAKDKPERACECPPELCEQDPLIAKADAQESRL